The Apium graveolens cultivar Ventura chromosome 11, ASM990537v1, whole genome shotgun sequence genome has a window encoding:
- the LOC141697108 gene encoding F-box protein At5g39450-like has protein sequence MMGESCGWSFLLALPDDIFAIVAQSLSPRDVCNLCLCCRSLSALATNDKVWFTQCEMLRVVPVRDLVEWRKGVLSYRVLCKFLESVKSLIGIWVHQNPELGNVVYVMPGFISIVGCRIIPQELGPLGIKEGPILWAPVFEILGDIDGSSLFFLHGRDKDDDYLYPGSVKAVDKACNMLLLEVVPKEQISGEKFADDKELLARIDPLRSLNLKSQRVFGQNKQKVQFNRLAFGDRRKLLETVTSQVRLKVPDLASGLLFPRMSSDYKNFQQDFMHLRERRYLLMQMHKLRNNCSKYNGNSQPPADPTQLEISEMKKALEISTGLRTSLGEDDCLTQSTKRKNIAGYFKDGLKQILGKSTLTIYGRERLRSSTSRSDSKHAQLQEFLYSGDTIGLALNASNGKLSSYRAWPNMHDSRFALYKLPMQEPKPSQEYGGLWGGTFGWPPGMPSEDKPGKALYFLFLSYEESQDQRLLIATKILEGTHYVLHPNGSAMFIVNLDEPSSETFPWDSDGDSEPLNITCAYTGEGIANGYGFRYPGSKPGSLFVIQGGLLAFIWKESRTVLTMQRLNLQELLKKGERVPALPPTANFAYLTKSYSNVFAGFSSTSNGLALQR, from the exons ATGATGGGTGAATCGTGTGGGTGGAGTTTTCTTCTTGCTCTTCCTGATGATATTTTTGCTATTGTTGCGCAATCTTTAAGTCCAAGAGATGTGTGTAACTTATGTTTGTGCTGTCGAAGCTTGAGTGCACTTGCAACTAATGATAAGGTTTGGTTTACGCAATGTGAAATGCTTAGAGTAGTGCCGGTTAGAGATCTTGTTGAATGGCGAAAGGGGGTTTTGTCGTACAGGGTGCTTTGTAAGTTTCTTGAGAGTGTTAAGTCGTTGATTGGGATTTGGGTTCACCAGAATCCGGAACTGGGTAATGTGGTTTATGTAATGCCAGGTTTTATTTCTATTGTTGGGTGTCGGATTATACCACAAGAGCTTGGTCCGTTAGGCATTAAAGAAGGTCCTATTTTGTGGGCACCGGTTTTTGAGATATTAGGTGATATTGATGGCTCCTCTTTGTTTTTCCTTCATGGGAGGGACAAGGATGATGATTATCTCTATCCTGGTTCTGTTAAGGCTGTAGATAAGGCTTGTAATATGCTACTGCTCGAGGTCGTACCAAAAGAACAAATTAGTGGTGAAAAATTTGCGGATGATAAGGAGCTACTAGCAAGAATTGACCCCTTGCGTAGCTTGAATTTGAAGTCACAGAGAGTATTTGGACAAAATAAACAGAAGGTGCAATTTAATCGGCTGGCCTTTGGTGATAGAAGAAAGCTACTTGAGACTGTCACTAGTCAAGTTCGTTTGAAGGTCCCCGATTTGGCAAGTGGACTCCTCTTTCCTCGAATGAGCAGCGATTACAAGAATTTTCAACAAGATTTCATGCATCTGCGTGAGAGAAGATATTTGCTTATGCAAATGCACAAGCTTCGGAACAATTGTAGCAAATACAATGGCAATTCTCAACCGCCTGCTGATCCTACCCAACTGGAAATAAGTGAGATGAAGAAAGCTCTTGAGATTTCAACTGGTTTACGCACTTCCCTTGGTGAGGATGATTGTCTAACACAGTCTACCAAAAGGAAAAATATAGCTGGATATTTCAAAGATGGCCTGAAACAAATACTTGGGAAATCGACCTTAACTATTTATGGCCGTGAACGTTTGAGAAGTAGTACTTCCAGAAGTGACAGTAAGCATGCGCAACTGCAAGAATTTCTTTATTCAGGTGATACAATAGGATTAGCCCTAAATGCTTCAAACGGAAAGCTATCTTCTTATCGAGCCTGGCCAAATATGCATGATAGTCGATTTGCTCTTTACAAATTGCCCATGCAAGAGCCAAAACCATCCCAAGAATACGGTGGTCTGTGGGGAGGAACATTTGGTTGGCCTCCTGGGATGCCCTCCGAAGACAAGCCTGGAAAAGCACTCTATTTCCTTTTTTTATCATATGAAGAGTCCCAAGACCAACGCTTGCTTATTGCTACCAAAATTTTGGAGGGAACTCATTATGTTCTGCATCCAAATGGTTCCGCAATGTTCATAGTCAATCTTGATGAGCCTTCGTCAGAGACTTTCCCGTGGGATAGTGATGGAGATTCTGAACCTCTTAATATTACATGTGCGTATACAGGAGAAGGTATTGCAAATGGATATGGCTTCAGATATCCAGGTTCAAAGCCTGGCTCTTTATTTGTAATACAAGGTGGGCTTCTTGCTTTCATATGGAAAGAATCTAGAACAGTCTTGACAATGCAGAGGCTTAACTTGCAAGAACTTCTAAAGAAGGGTGAAAGGGTGCCTGCTTTACCTCCAACTGCCAACTTTGCATATTTAACGAAGTCCTACTCAAATGTTTTTGCTGGCTTCTCAAGCACCTCAAATGGTCTGGCTTTGCAAAG ATAA